One region of Chryseobacterium muglaense genomic DNA includes:
- a CDS encoding vWA domain-containing protein has translation MNRRLLAYFLLDTSGSMNGEPIQALNNGFNGLISMLRSDPQAMDTLSLSVTTFDREVKNIIPMVDLASFHPMEITCPDSGPTHTGAALELVSALLQVDLIKGSTEVKGDWKPLLFIFTDGKPSDIQKYRQMIPVIKNMDFGVIVGCAAGPKADESFLKELTDNVVKLDTTDAATLSSFFKWVSSSITMGGKSQGTGESISLPPPPSELNIII, from the coding sequence ATGAACAGAAGATTATTGGCGTATTTTCTGCTGGATACCTCCGGCTCAATGAATGGCGAGCCCATTCAGGCGCTGAACAATGGTTTCAACGGTTTAATTTCTATGCTCCGCTCAGATCCTCAAGCGATGGATACACTTTCTTTAAGTGTAACTACTTTTGATCGAGAGGTAAAAAATATTATTCCGATGGTCGATTTGGCAAGTTTTCATCCGATGGAAATCACGTGTCCGGATAGTGGCCCTACTCACACTGGTGCAGCTTTGGAATTGGTTTCGGCATTGCTGCAAGTGGATTTAATTAAAGGCTCAACAGAAGTAAAAGGTGATTGGAAACCTCTTCTTTTTATTTTTACTGACGGAAAGCCTTCTGATATTCAAAAGTACAGACAGATGATTCCGGTCATCAAAAATATGGATTTCGGAGTGATTGTAGGTTGTGCTGCAGGACCAAAAGCTGATGAAAGCTTCCTGAAAGAACTCACAGATAATGTGGTAAAACTAGATACGACAGACGCAGCAACCTTATCTTCATTTTTCAAATGGGTAAGTTCATCCATCACAATGGGCGGAAAATCTCAAGGAACAGGTGAAAGCATCAGTCTTCCACCGCCGCCATCAGAACTAAATATTATTATATAA
- a CDS encoding TerY-C metal binding domain-containing protein, whose product MRRLPIYFLVDISESMIGEPIDQVQEGISTIVRELKKDPYSLETVWISVVGFAGEAEVITPLQDIISFYPPKIPVGSGTSLAKGLFKVMDCIDKDIVKTTYDRKGDWKPLVFLFTDGVPTDDAQIAIEKWNKNYHGKPNTIAISIGENTNYRLLGSLSDNVLLFNNNSENSYKEFFKWVTDSIKTTSQSVTEANKEGINLSKIDHSILEKVDPEALQKFPDNNFVVLNGKCSESKKPYLIKYKKAFTDSGIAGMQTRYYRLEGTYKIDDASYYRLSSAQKSSQKISVEELHGAPSCPHCANPIALATCSCGGIHCLKGEGYNECPWCGTGDHYGFSSEGFDINRTLG is encoded by the coding sequence ATGAGAAGACTTCCCATTTATTTTTTAGTAGATATTTCCGAATCGATGATTGGCGAGCCGATTGATCAGGTTCAGGAAGGTATTTCAACCATTGTAAGAGAATTAAAAAAAGACCCTTATTCATTAGAGACCGTCTGGATTTCCGTGGTTGGTTTTGCCGGTGAAGCAGAAGTAATTACGCCGTTGCAGGATATTATTTCGTTTTACCCACCAAAAATCCCTGTAGGAAGCGGAACTTCTCTAGCGAAAGGTCTCTTCAAAGTAATGGATTGTATTGATAAAGATATTGTAAAAACCACTTACGACAGAAAAGGTGACTGGAAGCCTCTTGTTTTCCTTTTCACAGACGGAGTTCCTACGGATGATGCACAAATTGCCATCGAAAAATGGAACAAAAACTATCACGGTAAGCCAAACACGATTGCTATTTCCATTGGTGAGAATACCAATTATAGATTGTTGGGTTCGCTTTCAGACAACGTTTTGCTATTTAATAACAATTCAGAAAATTCTTACAAAGAGTTTTTCAAATGGGTGACCGATTCTATTAAAACAACCAGTCAGAGTGTGACGGAAGCCAATAAAGAAGGAATTAATTTATCTAAAATCGATCACAGTATTTTAGAAAAAGTTGATCCTGAAGCGTTGCAGAAATTTCCGGATAATAATTTTGTAGTATTGAACGGAAAATGTTCAGAATCAAAGAAACCCTATTTAATTAAATATAAAAAAGCGTTTACCGACTCCGGAATTGCAGGAATGCAGACCCGATATTACCGACTGGAAGGTACTTACAAAATAGATGATGCTTCGTATTACCGACTTTCATCGGCGCAGAAAAGCAGTCAGAAAATTTCTGTGGAAGAACTTCATGGCGCTCCTTCTTGTCCGCATTGTGCCAATCCGATTGCTTTGGCAACCTGCTCGTGTGGCGGAATTCACTGTTTAAAAGGGGAAGGCTACAACGAATGTCCTTGGTGCGGAACCGGCGATCATTATGGATTCAGCAGTGAAGGGTTTGACATCAACCGAACTTTAGGCTAA